Genomic segment of Deinococcota bacterium:
CGTCTAGTGCTATCGCTTTCATGAGGACAGGATAACAGGAGTCAGGAGGAGACCTGGTCCGGCCGTCTCCATGGTCCTTGCTCATCGACCTGCGATGGTCTCACGCTCAGCCGCGGTCCGCAAAGGCGTCGCGCGTCAGCATCAAGGCGCCGCTACACTTGCTGTCTTGCGCTCCCTTGACCGGCGCCTTCAGCCTGCCGCTGGGCGCTAGCCTGGAGGCGCTTCTTCATGGCTCGAGCCGCCAGTGTATAGCCGCCATCCGCCCCATCCACAAAATGCACCTGGCGACCCATCCGTTCAAAGACCAGACAGGTCATGATGGCGCGGTCGGAGGTGTGGAGGCCATAGACCAACTCGCCCGCCCGGTATCTGCCGTCAAGCCACCGGGTCAAGCTTTCTCGTTGCCGCGTGGTGCCGGAGATCACCATCCGCAGGGTGTCGTCAAACTTCTTGTAGTCGACGGTCTGCTGCACCATCGCGGGATAAAGCACCCATTCGGTCTTCCCGGTGACGATCCTGCCCACGACAAACAGTTTGAACAGCAGGTTCTGGAGCCAGATCTTTCCCAGATAGACCTGCCGGCGCAAGGGCCGCGGGCCGCTTCGCAGCTTGGCTTCGAAGCTCAGCGTTTCGGGATTGAACGAGGGTCGGAGCATATCCAAGGCGATGGGATGATGATCGGCGTCCGCTCCATAGCAGCGGGCTATTTCGCTAAGAACCTCACGGTAGAGCGCATTGTCATCTTCCGGCAGCCCGGTGGTAGCCAGAATCAGCAGGCTGACGGTTTCCCCATACTTGCTGGCGATGTCACGCCAGCGACACTCCAACCCGCTCAGGTCAGCCTCCGCGCCGCTGCCGTCATCGTCGACCGCGTAGCGTTCGGCCGTGGCAGGATTCTTGACGAGCTCTTCGGCATGGAGAAGCCCGCCCCCGGTGAACATGGCCTGGACATAGTTGTCCGACACCTTGAACTTGGCAACGTCTAGCGGGTGGACTGCCAGCAGGCTGGCAACCGGCACCAGCCCAACCCGCAAGTCCAGCTCGAACTCGCGCCGTGCCAGCGCCTGGACGCCCAGCAGGGCGGTCTCCGCCGGAGCTAGCAGCGACGGCGGGATCAGCAGGATGGCGCCGTCGCCACCAAAGATAAAGGGGATTTCAATCTTTCCGGCGATATTTAAAAGGGCGACGATAACCGCGGCGCCCACCATATTCACCTGCTTGTAGCGCCCGGCGAGGAGCGCCTCGGTTGAGCCCTTGACGTCGGCTACGACGACGTACCACTCGGCTGGGACGGCTACGTACCTGCCGGGATCGGTAATATCCGAAAAGTTCTCTACGGTTGCCAGATCGGCATAGAAGGTATCCATTTTTCAGCTCTCAAATTCCACGACGGGCGAATCCAAACCGGCAAAAGTATTGTACAAGAAGGCTG
This window contains:
- a CDS encoding DUF3095 domain-containing protein, producing the protein MDTFYADLATVENFSDITDPGRYVAVPAEWYVVVADVKGSTEALLAGRYKQVNMVGAAVIVALLNIAGKIEIPFIFGGDGAILLIPPSLLAPAETALLGVQALARREFELDLRVGLVPVASLLAVHPLDVAKFKVSDNYVQAMFTGGGLLHAEELVKNPATAERYAVDDDGSGAEADLSGLECRWRDIASKYGETVSLLILATTGLPEDDNALYREVLSEIARCYGADADHHPIALDMLRPSFNPETLSFEAKLRSGPRPLRRQVYLGKIWLQNLLFKLFVVGRIVTGKTEWVLYPAMVQQTVDYKKFDDTLRMVISGTTRQRESLTRWLDGRYRAGELVYGLHTSDRAIMTCLVFERMGRQVHFVDGADGGYTLAARAMKKRLQASAQRQAEGAGQGSARQQV